In the Bifidobacterium catenulatum PV20-2 genome, one interval contains:
- a CDS encoding aminoacyltransferase produces MRAFSLVTLSPEAFDDFSAHHADGNFQQTSAAGRLRAGQGIEVEYLGVQENGKIVAGALFETHRSRLSTFSVVHDGPLCDYRDRELTEYFMTQLKQHAKAKGSAQMEIVPEMPYCLHDSHGGELPADQGGAPADDAVETLKKLGFIHDGFTIGYTAVPRWRYLKDLTGITDEKSLLKSYDKRTQWSVKRAASMGVHVRELSEDELQVFADIEQVTAERRNFEYRGEAYFRKFKQAYGSKAHFMVAQIHIGEYIADMESKRDVLQKKVDTLQAKYDEHPTTKTGRQLGEESRNLAAAEKRLAEAAEYAKDGDVLPAAASLFVEHARETVYLFSGSVEKYKPFYASALIQHDAMLHLCVERGVTRYNFYGIDGVFDDPNSEGRGVLEFKQGFNGYVEELMGSFVLPVRPLAFKLKTSVRKLLRR; encoded by the coding sequence ATGCGAGCATTTTCTCTGGTTACGTTGAGTCCGGAGGCGTTTGACGATTTTTCCGCACATCACGCGGACGGCAACTTCCAGCAGACCTCTGCCGCAGGCCGTCTGCGTGCCGGCCAAGGAATCGAAGTGGAATACCTTGGCGTTCAAGAAAACGGCAAAATCGTTGCGGGAGCGCTGTTCGAAACGCATCGCAGCCGCCTTTCCACCTTCAGTGTGGTGCACGACGGCCCCTTGTGTGACTATCGCGATCGCGAATTGACCGAATATTTCATGACCCAACTCAAGCAGCACGCGAAGGCGAAAGGTTCCGCACAGATGGAAATCGTGCCGGAAATGCCATACTGCCTGCATGACTCGCATGGCGGCGAACTGCCAGCCGACCAAGGTGGTGCTCCTGCTGATGATGCCGTGGAAACGTTGAAAAAGCTCGGCTTCATACATGATGGCTTCACAATCGGCTACACTGCGGTGCCGCGCTGGCGCTACTTGAAAGACCTGACTGGCATTACCGACGAAAAGTCACTGCTCAAGTCGTATGACAAGCGCACGCAGTGGAGCGTGAAACGTGCCGCATCCATGGGCGTGCATGTGCGCGAGCTAAGCGAAGACGAGCTGCAGGTGTTTGCCGACATCGAGCAAGTCACCGCCGAACGCCGTAATTTCGAATATCGCGGTGAAGCGTACTTCCGCAAGTTCAAGCAAGCCTATGGTAGCAAAGCCCACTTCATGGTGGCGCAGATTCACATCGGCGAATATATTGCCGACATGGAATCCAAGCGCGATGTCTTGCAGAAGAAGGTCGATACGCTGCAGGCCAAATACGATGAGCATCCGACCACCAAAACGGGACGCCAGTTAGGGGAAGAGTCCCGCAACCTTGCGGCGGCGGAAAAGCGTTTGGCTGAAGCGGCCGAGTATGCCAAAGATGGTGACGTGCTTCCGGCGGCGGCCTCCCTGTTCGTGGAACATGCGCGTGAAACGGTGTATCTGTTCTCGGGCAGCGTGGAGAAGTACAAGCCGTTCTACGCTTCCGCGCTTATTCAGCATGACGCCATGCTGCATCTGTGCGTGGAGCGTGGCGTGACTCGCTACAACTTCTACGGCATCGACGGCGTGTTCGACGATCCGAACAGCGAAGGCCGTGGCGTGCTCGAATTCAAGCAAGGTTTCAACGGGTATGTTGAGGAACTCATGGGTTCGTTCGTGCTTCCCGTGCGCCCGTTGGCATTCAAGCTCAAGACTTCCGTACGCAAACTCCTGCGCCGCTAG
- the pgi gene encoding glucose-6-phosphate isomerase, whose product MAINPPVDATKTPEWAALQKHYDELQSEGISLKQWFADDAERVEKLSFDAGDLHFDLSKNLIKPETLQLFADLAKAVKLDERTKAMYTGVHINNTEDRAVLHTALRRPAEDEGKYIVDGQDTVKDVREVLGRIYAFADKVRSGEWTGVSGKKIETVVNIGIGGSDLGPVMVYEALKPYADAGISARYISNIDPNDLAEKTKGLDPETTLFIVVSKTFTTLETLTNAREARTWLLDALKAAGAVDGSDEKNAEAIKKHFVAVSTNLEKVAEFGIDPANAFGFWNWVGGRYSVDAAVGTSLAVVFGPERFEEFLHGFHEIDEYFANTPFEKNVVVLLGMLNVWYRNFFKVASHAVLPYDQYLHRFPAYLQQLTMESNGKSVRWDGTPVTSETGEIFWGEPGTNGQHAFYQLIHQGTQLIPADFIAFVNTPNPTKDGDQDVHELFLGNYFAQTKALAFGKTADEVRAEGTPEEIVPARVFTGNRPTTSIFGVALTPFAIGELIALYEHITFVEGTVWGLDSYDQWGVELGKQLAKQITPAISQDDEALAAQDASTQSLIKFYRANRKF is encoded by the coding sequence ATGGCCATCAATCCTCCTGTTGACGCCACCAAGACCCCGGAGTGGGCCGCACTGCAGAAGCACTACGATGAGCTGCAGTCCGAAGGCATCAGCCTCAAGCAGTGGTTCGCCGATGACGCCGAGCGCGTCGAGAAGCTGAGCTTCGATGCGGGCGATCTGCACTTCGACCTGTCCAAGAACCTGATCAAGCCGGAAACCCTGCAGCTGTTCGCAGACCTCGCCAAGGCCGTCAAGCTCGACGAGCGCACCAAGGCCATGTACACCGGCGTGCACATCAACAACACCGAAGACCGCGCCGTGCTGCACACCGCACTGCGCCGCCCGGCCGAAGACGAAGGCAAGTACATCGTTGACGGACAGGACACCGTCAAGGACGTGCGCGAAGTGCTTGGCCGCATCTACGCCTTCGCCGACAAGGTTCGTTCCGGCGAATGGACCGGTGTCTCCGGCAAGAAGATCGAAACCGTGGTCAACATCGGCATCGGCGGTTCCGACCTGGGTCCCGTCATGGTGTACGAAGCACTGAAGCCGTACGCTGACGCAGGCATCTCCGCACGCTACATCTCCAACATCGACCCGAACGATCTGGCCGAAAAGACCAAGGGCCTCGACCCGGAGACCACCCTGTTCATCGTCGTTTCCAAGACCTTCACCACCCTGGAAACCCTGACCAACGCTCGTGAAGCCCGCACTTGGCTGCTCGACGCCCTCAAGGCCGCCGGCGCAGTCGACGGCTCCGACGAGAAGAACGCCGAAGCCATCAAGAAGCACTTCGTCGCCGTCTCCACCAACCTGGAGAAGGTCGCCGAGTTCGGCATCGACCCGGCCAACGCCTTCGGCTTCTGGAACTGGGTTGGCGGCCGCTACTCCGTGGACGCAGCCGTCGGCACCTCCCTCGCCGTGGTGTTCGGACCGGAACGCTTCGAAGAGTTCCTGCACGGCTTCCACGAGATCGACGAATACTTCGCCAACACCCCGTTCGAGAAGAACGTGGTCGTGCTGCTCGGCATGCTGAACGTGTGGTACCGCAACTTCTTCAAGGTCGCCTCCCACGCCGTGCTGCCGTACGACCAGTACCTGCACCGCTTCCCGGCTTACCTGCAGCAGCTGACCATGGAATCCAACGGCAAGTCCGTGCGTTGGGACGGCACCCCGGTCACCTCCGAAACCGGCGAAATCTTCTGGGGCGAGCCGGGCACCAACGGCCAGCACGCCTTCTACCAGCTGATTCACCAGGGCACTCAGCTGATTCCGGCCGACTTCATCGCGTTCGTGAACACCCCGAACCCGACCAAGGACGGCGACCAGGACGTGCACGAGCTGTTCCTCGGCAACTACTTCGCACAGACCAAGGCTCTGGCCTTCGGCAAGACCGCTGACGAAGTGCGCGCAGAAGGCACTCCGGAAGAGATCGTTCCGGCCCGCGTGTTCACCGGCAACCGCCCGACCACCTCCATCTTCGGCGTGGCACTGACCCCGTTCGCAATCGGCGAGCTCATCGCCCTGTACGAGCACATCACCTTCGTTGAAGGCACCGTGTGGGGTCTGGACTCCTACGATCAGTGGGGCGTTGAGCTGGGCAAGCAGCTTGCCAAGCAGATCACCCCGGCCATCTCCCAGGATGACGAGGCTCTGGCCGCTCAGGACGCTTCCACCCAGTCCCTGATCAAGTTCTACCGCGCAAATCGCAAGTTCTGA
- the lepB gene encoding signal peptidase I, translating into MRHAKEENNSGDSFGLRDTLVWCGIPIIIVLLIRIFLLGFYVIPSGSMMNTIEPGDRVITSKLTPKVFDLKRGDVVVFKDPDHWLQQEDSSKLGGDYLIKRLIGLPGDTVACEGPGKPITINGVAIDESAYIRPGVDPSSFAFNVTVTEGHVFVMGDNRANSADSRYHQNDSSHGLVPISDVVGVGLAKYWPLNRIGGLDAHHEVFADVPEGGSAV; encoded by the coding sequence ATGAGGCATGCCAAAGAAGAAAACAATAGCGGCGACAGCTTTGGCTTGCGCGACACCTTGGTTTGGTGCGGAATTCCAATTATTATCGTGCTGCTGATACGTATTTTCCTGCTCGGATTCTACGTGATTCCCTCCGGATCCATGATGAACACCATCGAACCAGGCGACCGCGTGATCACCTCGAAACTCACCCCGAAAGTCTTCGACCTGAAACGCGGCGACGTGGTGGTGTTCAAAGACCCCGACCACTGGTTGCAGCAGGAAGACAGCAGCAAACTCGGCGGCGACTACCTCATCAAACGACTCATCGGACTGCCAGGAGACACCGTGGCATGCGAAGGGCCGGGCAAGCCGATCACCATCAATGGTGTGGCGATTGACGAAAGCGCATACATTCGCCCAGGCGTGGACCCCAGTTCATTCGCGTTCAACGTGACCGTGACCGAAGGACACGTGTTCGTTATGGGCGACAATCGCGCCAATTCCGCCGATTCGCGCTACCATCAGAACGATTCCTCACATGGACTCGTGCCCATTTCCGACGTAGTGGGTGTCGGACTCGCGAAATATTGGCCATTGAACCGCATCGGCGGGCTCGATGCGCACCATGAAGTGTTCGCCGACGTTCCGGAAGGAGGCTCGGCGGTCTGA
- a CDS encoding AEC family transporter, with product MSALIQPVALLLIILAGYLFKRAGLFKDRDYRIMQTAIFNLVLPGAIVYSFATNPHDSSLLLIALFGLIVAFIPPVVVFLTSRHRPVQDRAFMMLNGSGFNVGCFCFPVVQAFLGTGAIVPAAMFDIGNCVMVAAGTNVMTQTLLHIKPGMPLTEQYQGNAPTLPHVKLKDKDAKRLARKALARNVFKGFFGSVPFDTYLVMIILTLANVKIPDIIATLVQPLSNANSFCAMLMVGMLMDLPSGRQDVLKLLKVIGWRLPFGIAFAAAAWLLLPFSAEIRETAALCCLAPIAVFSTLFTDKVLGNAKLAGFTLSITAIISLLLMTGAHFVFVALA from the coding sequence GTGTCTGCGCTGATTCAGCCTGTTGCGTTGCTACTGATTATCCTCGCCGGATATCTGTTCAAGCGAGCCGGCCTGTTCAAGGATCGCGATTATCGCATTATGCAGACCGCTATTTTCAATTTGGTGCTGCCGGGCGCGATTGTCTATTCGTTTGCTACGAATCCGCATGATTCCAGCCTGTTGCTGATTGCGCTGTTCGGCCTGATCGTTGCGTTCATTCCGCCGGTCGTGGTTTTCCTGACGTCCCGCCATCGTCCGGTGCAGGATCGCGCGTTCATGATGTTGAACGGCTCCGGCTTCAACGTTGGTTGCTTCTGTTTCCCCGTAGTGCAGGCTTTTCTTGGCACGGGTGCGATCGTGCCCGCCGCTATGTTCGACATTGGCAATTGCGTGATGGTTGCTGCCGGCACGAATGTGATGACGCAGACGCTGCTGCATATCAAGCCTGGCATGCCGCTTACCGAGCAGTATCAGGGCAATGCGCCCACGCTCCCGCATGTGAAGCTGAAAGACAAGGATGCCAAGCGTCTTGCCCGCAAGGCTTTGGCCCGCAATGTGTTCAAGGGGTTCTTCGGTTCGGTTCCGTTCGACACGTACTTGGTGATGATTATTCTCACGCTCGCTAACGTGAAGATTCCTGACATTATTGCCACGCTTGTGCAGCCGCTTTCTAACGCGAATTCGTTCTGTGCGATGCTGATGGTGGGCATGCTTATGGATTTGCCGTCTGGCAGGCAGGATGTGTTGAAGCTTCTCAAGGTGATTGGTTGGCGACTGCCGTTCGGTATTGCGTTTGCCGCTGCGGCTTGGCTGCTGCTTCCGTTCAGTGCTGAGATTCGTGAGACGGCCGCCTTGTGCTGCTTGGCGCCGATTGCCGTGTTTTCCACGCTGTTTACCGACAAGGTGCTTGGCAATGCGAAGCTTGCTGGTTTTACGCTGTCGATTACTGCGATTATCAGTTTGCTGCTGATGACTGGCGCTCACTTCGTGTTCGTCGCGCTCGCATAA
- the dapE gene encoding succinyl-diaminopimelate desuccinylase, translating to MNKLEIGFSASATRQEQLNGLMEQIMGSYSVSDDEGPLTDAVEAFLNKQAHLTVRRHGDTLVASTNSGRERRVILAGHLDTVPVIDNFPPRWLEPGNPLIREDVAAGHEKERVIWGRGATDMKGSDAVMLYLAATLTDAKYDLTYVFYDHEEVAAEKNGLRKVVEAHPDWISGDFAIIGEPTDCGIEGGCNGTMRFDVITHGIAAHSARAWMGKNAIHAAAEILNRLNAYENRAIEVDGLTYQEGLNATLISGGKGTNVIPDECRVHVNYRFAPDKSLAEAKALMIGADAGAELGNGEHVATGGVFEGFGIEMKDESPSARPGLTSPLAQSLVELVRERTGREPLAKLGWTDVARFSMLGIPAVNLGAGSPLLAHKHDEQLPESDLLLMTNLLEDWLK from the coding sequence ATGAACAAACTTGAGATTGGATTTTCCGCTTCCGCTACCAGGCAGGAGCAGCTGAACGGGCTGATGGAACAGATCATGGGATCCTATTCCGTGAGCGACGACGAAGGGCCGTTGACCGATGCCGTCGAAGCGTTTCTGAACAAGCAGGCGCATCTTACGGTACGCAGGCATGGCGATACGCTGGTTGCGTCCACGAATTCCGGACGTGAACGCCGCGTGATTCTCGCCGGGCATCTTGACACAGTGCCGGTGATCGACAACTTCCCGCCGCGATGGCTGGAACCAGGCAATCCGCTGATTCGCGAGGATGTTGCCGCCGGCCATGAGAAGGAGCGCGTGATATGGGGGCGCGGTGCCACCGATATGAAGGGCTCCGACGCAGTGATGCTGTATTTGGCGGCCACGTTGACGGATGCGAAATACGATCTGACATACGTGTTCTACGACCACGAAGAGGTTGCTGCCGAAAAGAACGGCCTACGCAAGGTGGTCGAAGCGCATCCTGATTGGATTTCCGGCGATTTTGCGATTATTGGCGAGCCGACCGATTGCGGTATTGAAGGTGGCTGCAATGGCACGATGCGTTTCGACGTGATCACGCATGGCATTGCGGCACATTCGGCGCGAGCGTGGATGGGCAAGAACGCCATTCATGCGGCCGCTGAGATTCTGAACCGGCTGAACGCTTATGAAAATCGTGCGATTGAAGTGGATGGCCTGACGTATCAGGAGGGGCTGAATGCCACGCTGATTTCAGGCGGCAAAGGCACGAATGTGATCCCCGACGAATGCCGCGTGCATGTCAACTACCGTTTTGCCCCCGACAAGTCGTTGGCTGAGGCGAAGGCGCTGATGATTGGCGCGGATGCCGGTGCGGAATTGGGTAACGGCGAGCATGTCGCCACAGGCGGCGTGTTCGAAGGCTTCGGCATTGAGATGAAAGACGAGTCGCCTTCCGCACGTCCGGGGTTGACGTCGCCGCTCGCGCAGTCGCTGGTGGAATTGGTGCGCGAGCGCACTGGGCGTGAGCCTCTGGCTAAGCTTGGCTGGACGGATGTGGCGCGATTCTCGATGCTGGGCATTCCCGCAGTGAATCTAGGCGCGGGCAGTCCGTTGCTGGCACACAAGCACGACGAGCAGCTGCCGGAATCGGATTTGCTGTTGATGACCAATCTGCTTGAAGACTGGCTGAAGTAG
- a CDS encoding ribonuclease HII gives MAVSVIPTLDLERAIAEQGYDVIVGFDEVGRGSLAGPVMVGAAAIWARDLDGAAGASQGGSQESSHLEVPKGVADSKMLTEHKREAIFDELEQWCAAWAVGAASNTEIDEWGISYALGVAALRALAEAERKLGIGGGESAGIAGSSESSEALNNLKIGAILDGPNDYITKALNTFDAPDVPIPADVTCKVKGDRHCATVATAAVIAKVTRDRLMVKLAAQPQYAPYEWANNKGYGSAAHREAIVEHGPSDLHRLSWHLV, from the coding sequence ATGGCGGTTTCCGTAATTCCCACATTGGATTTGGAACGCGCTATTGCCGAACAAGGCTATGATGTGATCGTCGGCTTTGACGAGGTGGGGCGTGGATCTCTCGCAGGGCCGGTAATGGTTGGTGCGGCTGCGATTTGGGCGCGTGACTTGGATGGGGCGGCTGGAGCTTCGCAAGGAGGCTCACAAGAATCTTCGCATCTGGAAGTGCCGAAAGGCGTGGCCGACTCCAAAATGCTGACCGAACACAAGCGCGAAGCCATCTTCGACGAACTCGAACAATGGTGCGCCGCATGGGCGGTCGGAGCGGCCTCCAATACGGAAATCGACGAATGGGGTATTTCGTACGCTCTCGGCGTGGCGGCACTGCGGGCGCTCGCCGAAGCGGAACGCAAGCTTGGCATTGGCGGGGGTGAATCTGCTGGAATCGCGGGGTCTTCTGAATCATCGGAAGCGTTGAACAATCTGAAAATCGGCGCGATTCTTGACGGGCCGAACGACTACATCACCAAAGCGCTCAACACCTTCGACGCACCCGATGTGCCAATTCCGGCGGACGTGACCTGCAAAGTCAAAGGCGACCGGCATTGCGCGACCGTGGCGACGGCGGCCGTCATCGCCAAAGTCACACGAGACCGACTCATGGTCAAACTCGCCGCGCAGCCGCAATATGCGCCCTACGAATGGGCCAACAACAAAGGCTACGGATCGGCGGCACACCGCGAAGCCATCGTCGAACACGGCCCCAGCGACCTGCACCGCCTGTCCTGGCACCTCGTCTGA
- the rplS gene encoding 50S ribosomal protein L19: MVNAIEAFDAKHLKPAEEIPAFRPGDTVEVNVKIQEGNNSRIQAFTGVVIARQGGGVRETFVVRKISFGTGVERRFPLHSPVIDSIKVVRKGRVRRAKLYYLRNLRGKAARIVERRDNSEK, translated from the coding sequence ATGGTTAACGCTATTGAAGCATTTGACGCCAAGCACCTGAAGCCGGCCGAGGAAATCCCGGCATTCCGTCCGGGTGACACCGTTGAAGTCAACGTGAAGATCCAGGAAGGCAACAACTCCCGTATCCAGGCCTTCACCGGCGTTGTGATCGCTCGTCAGGGCGGCGGCGTTCGTGAGACCTTCGTTGTTCGTAAGATTAGCTTCGGCACCGGTGTGGAGCGCCGCTTCCCGCTGCACTCCCCGGTCATCGACTCCATCAAGGTGGTCCGTAAGGGCCGTGTGCGTCGCGCCAAGCTGTACTACCTGCGCAACCTGCGCGGTAAGGCCGCTCGTATCGTTGAGCGCCGCGACAACTCCGAGAAGTGA
- a CDS encoding aminoacyltransferase → MAREMNASEEQERESSEWNVRELSAGEFDALSAASEYGGFQQTSEMAVLAQSEGMQTQYVGVVDAHDAPVAGALVAFSQGRFGVEGSLWLGPLCNGNDGEQMTALTDGLREVAKRVHAISLTCWPNQVYCVRDSQGKAMGEPNDEMVREYERLGWKHAGFTRGYDALMNRWNYVKDLSEFSNAGELLASYAKNTRRNVKIARNSGVEVRRLNRSELNVFHDICELSSERQHFANRSLDYFERVYDAFGDKAEFMVAEVHLDRYLQSWEEKLAKFSKDAERLERSLEHTKYPDDVRKKLDTARKNVESARRRIEDAHERIARDGEVVPVAVGLFMWHERELVYFSSGSDDRYAKFYAPTALQHEMMSRCLERGVTRYNFYGISGVFDDPEDDGRGVLEFKQGFNGYVEELPGEFTLPVSRLRCGVSDLAHKLLRR, encoded by the coding sequence GTGGCGCGAGAAATGAACGCGAGTGAGGAACAAGAGCGAGAATCGTCTGAATGGAATGTGCGTGAGCTGAGCGCCGGTGAATTTGATGCCCTTTCCGCTGCGAGCGAGTACGGCGGATTCCAGCAGACTTCCGAAATGGCGGTTTTGGCGCAATCTGAAGGCATGCAGACGCAGTATGTCGGAGTGGTGGATGCGCACGATGCTCCGGTGGCCGGCGCGTTGGTGGCTTTTTCGCAAGGGCGTTTCGGCGTGGAAGGTTCGTTGTGGCTTGGCCCGTTGTGCAATGGGAATGACGGCGAGCAGATGACCGCGTTGACCGACGGTTTGCGAGAGGTCGCCAAACGGGTTCATGCCATCAGCCTGACGTGCTGGCCCAACCAGGTGTATTGCGTTCGTGATTCGCAGGGCAAGGCCATGGGCGAACCCAATGATGAGATGGTACGGGAGTACGAGCGGCTGGGCTGGAAACATGCTGGCTTCACACGTGGGTACGATGCCCTGATGAACCGTTGGAATTACGTTAAGGACTTGAGCGAGTTCTCGAACGCCGGCGAACTGCTCGCTTCGTATGCGAAGAACACGCGTCGTAACGTCAAGATCGCGCGGAACAGCGGCGTGGAGGTTCGACGCCTGAATCGTAGCGAGCTGAACGTGTTCCACGATATTTGCGAGCTGAGTAGCGAACGCCAGCATTTCGCCAACCGTAGCCTTGATTATTTCGAACGCGTATATGACGCGTTTGGAGACAAGGCCGAGTTCATGGTGGCGGAAGTGCATCTTGACCGCTATCTGCAATCATGGGAAGAAAAGCTGGCGAAGTTTTCGAAAGACGCGGAACGCTTGGAGCGTTCGCTTGAGCATACGAAGTACCCGGATGATGTGCGCAAGAAGCTCGATACGGCTCGGAAGAATGTGGAGTCCGCACGTCGCCGCATCGAGGACGCGCATGAGCGCATCGCTCGTGACGGAGAAGTGGTGCCGGTCGCCGTAGGTCTGTTCATGTGGCATGAACGCGAGCTGGTGTATTTCTCCAGTGGATCCGACGACCGTTACGCCAAGTTCTACGCGCCCACCGCCTTGCAGCATGAGATGATGTCGCGTTGCTTGGAACGGGGGGTGACGCGGTACAACTTCTATGGCATTTCGGGAGTGTTCGACGACCCGGAAGACGATGGACGCGGCGTGTTGGAGTTCAAGCAGGGCTTCAACGGCTACGTTGAGGAACTGCCGGGCGAATTCACGCTTCCGGTGAGCAGGCTGCGCTGCGGCGTGAGCGATCTTGCCCACAAACTCCTGCGCCGCTAG
- a CDS encoding AEC family transporter — protein MLGLLSALEGFCVIGIVIGTGYVAARMRIGGSTAQMVLNRFSFFVSSPCLMFAILSKERIFEIFHSSIVVAFFSAVLVGLVFLILNRLFFHLKAADATIGALNSLYLNSNNIGLPIATYILGNPALVAPILVMQQAVFTPIGLTVLDVTTKGKVSTREILKQPLHQPLLIGSLLGIAVSALSAKAGHFVVPDCIYDPTDMIGDSAVPMILMAFGMSLHGTKPLQDKSNIPAVFTVAALKNIVMPIIAFLLSYFVMGFRGATLYACVVLAALPTGQNVYNYAARYNVGLSFARDGILFSTLTSPIFIAIIAVLLG, from the coding sequence ATGCTGGGTCTGTTAAGCGCATTGGAAGGCTTCTGCGTCATTGGCATCGTCATCGGCACCGGTTACGTGGCCGCGCGCATGCGCATAGGCGGATCTACCGCGCAGATGGTGCTCAACAGGTTCAGCTTTTTCGTATCGAGCCCGTGCCTGATGTTCGCCATCCTGTCCAAGGAGAGAATCTTCGAGATATTCCACTCCTCCATTGTTGTGGCGTTCTTCTCGGCCGTGCTGGTCGGATTGGTGTTTCTGATCCTCAATAGGCTGTTCTTCCATCTGAAGGCGGCGGATGCCACCATCGGCGCGTTGAATTCCCTGTATCTGAACTCCAACAACATCGGTCTGCCGATCGCCACGTACATTCTGGGCAATCCCGCTTTGGTCGCGCCGATTCTGGTCATGCAACAGGCGGTGTTCACACCGATCGGCCTGACCGTGCTCGACGTGACCACCAAAGGCAAGGTCTCCACGAGGGAGATTCTGAAGCAGCCGCTGCATCAGCCGCTGCTTATCGGTTCGCTGCTGGGCATCGCCGTATCCGCGCTTTCCGCAAAAGCCGGTCATTTCGTGGTGCCGGACTGTATTTACGATCCGACCGACATGATCGGCGATTCCGCAGTACCGATGATTCTGATGGCGTTCGGCATGTCGTTGCACGGCACAAAGCCGTTGCAGGATAAGTCGAATATTCCGGCGGTATTCACGGTGGCCGCTTTGAAGAACATTGTGATGCCGATCATCGCGTTCCTGCTGTCGTATTTCGTGATGGGCTTCCGCGGCGCCACGCTGTACGCGTGCGTGGTGCTCGCCGCCCTGCCGACCGGGCAGAACGTCTACAACTACGCGGCGCGGTACAACGTGGGTCTCTCGTTCGCACGCGACGGCATTCTCTTCTCGACACTGACCTCACCGATCTTCATCGCAATCATCGCGGTGCTCCTCGGCTGA